The sequence GCCTATTCGCTGACCACCCGGGGCGCGGCGGAAAAAGTGCGTCTCACCGATCAATTCCTCGCCCGCAAGCTCGCAGAATACAACGCGCTGCATGCGGAACTCACCGGCTCCGCAAGCGGCCTCCCCCCTCTCAAACACAGGACTCATCCTATGCAAAGCAACCTGGCTCCCATCCCAGAGCTCTATGTTTCCTATGAAAGCGCGCAGAAACTGAAGGTCGAAGCGGCCGATCTGGTCAGCTGGGACCTGACACCGCGCCAGATCTGTGACCTGGAACTCTTGATGAACGGCGGCTTCAACCCGCTCAAGGGCTTCCTGTCCCAGGCCGATTACGACGGCGTTGTCGAAAACATGCGCCTGACCGACGGCACCCTGTGGCCGATGCCGATCAACCTGGATGTCTCCGAAGACTTCGCGTCCAAGCTGGAAGCGGGCCAGGACATTGCCCTGCGCGACCAGGAAGGCGTGATCCTCGCCACCATGACCGTCACCGACAACTGGGTGCCGAACAAGGCGCGCGAAGCGGAAAAGGTCTTTGGCGCCGATGACGACGCCCACCCGGCGGTGAACTACCTGCACAACCAGGCCGGCAAGGTCTATCTGGGCGGTCCCGTGACCGGCATCCAGCAGCCCGTCCACTATGACTTCCGCGGCCGCCGCGACACCCCGAACGAGCTGCGCGCCTACTTCCGCAAGCTGGGCTGGAACAAGGTTGTTGCCTTCCAGACCCGCAACCCGCTGCACCGCGCCCACCAGGAACTGACCTTCCGCGCCGCGCGCGAAGCCCAGGCCAACCTGCTGATCCACCCGGTTGTCGGCATGACCAAGCCGGGCGACGTCGACCACTTCACCCGCGTGCGCTGCTACGAGGCGGTTCTGGACAAGTATCCGGCGGCCACCACCACCATGTCGCTGCTGAACCTGGCGATGCGCATGGCCGGCCCGCGCGAGGCGGTCTGGCACGGCCTGATCCGCAAGAACCACGGCTGCACCCACTTCATCGTCGGCCGCGACCACGCAGGCCCGGGCAAGAACTCCGCAGGCGAAGACTTCTACGGCCCCTACGACGCGCAGGAGCTGTTCCGCGCCTATGAAGAGGAAATCGGCCTGAAAATGGTGGACTTCAAGCACATGGTCTATGTGCAGGAGCGCGCCCAGTACGAGCCGAACGACGAGATCGAAGACCGCGATAACGTCACCATCCTGAACATCTCCGGCACCGAACTGCGCCGCCGCCTGGCCGAGGGCCTGGAAATCCCCGAGTGGTTCTCCTTCCCCGAGGTGGTCGCCGAGCTGCGCAAAACCAAGCCGCCGCGCGCCGAGCAGGGCTTCACCGTGTTCTTCACCGGCTTCTCCGGCTCCGGCAAATCCACCATTGCGAACGCTCTGATGGTCAAGCTGATGGAAATGGGCGGCCGCCCGGTCACCCTGCTGGATGGCGACATCGTGCGTAAGAACCTGTCGAGCGAGCTGGGCTTCTCGAAAGAGCACCGCGACCTCAACATCCGCCGCATCGGCTATGTCGCGTCCGAGATCACCAAGAACGGCGGCATCGCCATCTGCGCCCCGATCGCGCCCTATGCCACCACCCGCCGCGCCGTGCGCGAGGACGTGGAACAGTTCGGTGCCTTCGTCGAAGTGCACGTTGCCACCTCGATCGAGGAATGCGAGCGCCGCGACCGCAAGGGCC is a genomic window of Leisingera caerulea DSM 24564 containing:
- a CDS encoding bifunctional sulfate adenylyltransferase/adenylylsulfate kinase, which translates into the protein MPETLTTSTPDEQDLLFRLLRQLDAAPDASQRATAAALGISLGRLNTLLRSAAEGGLITVSARPGPDKRQRFAYSLTTRGAAEKVRLTDQFLARKLAEYNALHAELTGSASGLPPLKHRTHPMQSNLAPIPELYVSYESAQKLKVEAADLVSWDLTPRQICDLELLMNGGFNPLKGFLSQADYDGVVENMRLTDGTLWPMPINLDVSEDFASKLEAGQDIALRDQEGVILATMTVTDNWVPNKAREAEKVFGADDDAHPAVNYLHNQAGKVYLGGPVTGIQQPVHYDFRGRRDTPNELRAYFRKLGWNKVVAFQTRNPLHRAHQELTFRAAREAQANLLIHPVVGMTKPGDVDHFTRVRCYEAVLDKYPAATTTMSLLNLAMRMAGPREAVWHGLIRKNHGCTHFIVGRDHAGPGKNSAGEDFYGPYDAQELFRAYEEEIGLKMVDFKHMVYVQERAQYEPNDEIEDRDNVTILNISGTELRRRLAEGLEIPEWFSFPEVVAELRKTKPPRAEQGFTVFFTGFSGSGKSTIANALMVKLMEMGGRPVTLLDGDIVRKNLSSELGFSKEHRDLNIRRIGYVASEITKNGGIAICAPIAPYATTRRAVREDVEQFGAFVEVHVATSIEECERRDRKGLYKLAREGKIKEFTGISDPYDVPQNAELVVETENVDVDNCAHQVLLKLESMGLIKA